One Maribacter sp. HTCC2170 genomic window, GATTGAACTGAGATATAGCGGAAGGTCTGCATCAATTTTAAGGGGATTTACCGCAGCGTTCTTTGGGATTTTCAAAAACTGTATTTCTTTAGGGTGGATAATGCTCGCCATGCTCAAGTTTTCGAATATTATGCTGGGTTGGAGTGCCGAATTTGCTTTGGGCATTACACTCACTTTTGCATTGATCCATACTTTGACTTCTGGAATAAAAGGAGTCGTTATTCTTGATATGTTACATTTTTCCGCAGGAACCATCAGTACTATTATTTTGGCGATTTTAGTTTTGGTACAGGTTGGCGGGCCAACAGCATTAGGGGAACAGTTGGCTGCTAGTACTGATGCCCCTATGGGTGTGTTGGACATGTTTCCTGATATGTCACACATTGGTGTTACCGAGATGATTGCCTTTGTTTGCCTCATAGGTGTTTTATGGCTAGGGCAGGCTCAAGGTGATGGTTATATTGTACAGCGTTTATTTTCTGCCAAAAACGAAAGACATGCCATAAAAGCTTCACTATGGTTTGCCGTTGCGGGAGTGGTTATTCTAACTTGGCCATGGATTGTTGTCGGATTGGGTTCAATTGTGATCCTACCTATTTCAGGAGCACCGGAAGCTTTGCTGGCAGACCCTGAACTTGCATATCCCATGATGATTAATGAGGTGCTACCGGTGGGGCTGAGAGGCCTTTTGGTTGCGGCATTCATGGCAGCATTCATGAGTACTGTAGATACACATCTTTGTTGGGGAGGATCCTATATGGTCAATGATATTTATAAGCGTTTTATAAATGAAAAGGCAAGTGATAATCATTATATGCTGGTGTCACGTGTAAGTATCGTGCTTTTGCTCTTGCTATCGGCGGTAGCGGCATGGCAGATGGATAGTATTGCAGGGGCATGGATCTATATCATTGAAATCGTTTCTGGTATTGCTATTATTTTAATGTTGCGTTGGTTTTGGTGGCGTATAAACGCCTGGTCTGAAATCACAAGTATGCTTTCCGCATTGATTCTTGCAAATGGTTTCTTATGGGTGAAATGGCTTTATAGTTTAGGATGGGTGAGTGAACCAGTACTTGAAGTTGTAAATGGTTGGTATCATGAAGATGTGGCACTTATTCGTGCAACCATCCTATTGTTGCTCTGTACAACAATAAGCATATTGGTTACCTTTATGACAAAACCTGTCGATAATTATACTTTACTGAAATTTTATAAAAAGGTAAGACCAAAAGGGTGGTGGGGTCCAATTGCCAAGCAAGTTCCCGATATAGTGGACAAGAGTTCCTCACGAGATTCATGGTTAGGGTTCCTGTTTGGGGTAATCTTTTTAAATAGTATTCTTTTCAGTGTAGGGCACGCGGTTCTGGGAGGGTATAAAGTAGCCCTTGTACTATTATTGGTAGGAATTGGCAGCGGTTGGC contains:
- a CDS encoding sodium:solute symporter family protein, with the translated sequence MGLELLDWVVIVGYLLLSIGIGVFVVKHDSKNITDFFVAGRNLPWWLLGTSIAATWFATDAPLAVTALVRTKGIYGNWLWWYLGTGIMMMVFFYAKYWRRAEILTDAEMIELRYSGRSASILRGFTAAFFGIFKNCISLGWIMLAMLKFSNIMLGWSAEFALGITLTFALIHTLTSGIKGVVILDMLHFSAGTISTIILAILVLVQVGGPTALGEQLAASTDAPMGVLDMFPDMSHIGVTEMIAFVCLIGVLWLGQAQGDGYIVQRLFSAKNERHAIKASLWFAVAGVVILTWPWIVVGLGSIVILPISGAPEALLADPELAYPMMINEVLPVGLRGLLVAAFMAAFMSTVDTHLCWGGSYMVNDIYKRFINEKASDNHYMLVSRVSIVLLLLLSAVAAWQMDSIAGAWIYIIEIVSGIAIILMLRWFWWRINAWSEITSMLSALILANGFLWVKWLYSLGWVSEPVLEVVNGWYHEDVALIRATILLLLCTTISILVTFMTKPVDNYTLLKFYKKVRPKGWWGPIAKQVPDIVDKSSSRDSWLGFLFGVIFLNSILFSVGHAVLGGYKVALVLLLVGIGSGWLTLKLVTSVKTQEASEGH